The proteins below are encoded in one region of Paralysiella testudinis:
- a CDS encoding IS630 family transposase, producing the protein MPKLTPRKHQLTDHDFLKLSKTESNPRARIKLLMLHQLSLSHSLDSIAQTFGYHQQSISVIRKHYWLYGLDSIYDKPGRGRKSLLAEKDIEAFKQAIVEQQQQRGGGRLTAVDIARIAKEDFNTDYTPKGIYGLLSRIGISWVSARSRHPKADQQAMDDFKNFVNHVRTVLPEHIELSDVDIWFQDETRIGQQGSITRVWHYCGQRPRVVRQQQFESAYLFGAFCPSNGNSVGLVLPYVNKQAMQLHMQHISKEVPEGRHAVVVMDGALWHQADLNLHNVTMLKLPPYSPELNPSEQIWQYLKQHDLSNRCFDGYDAIVDAACVAWNRLRVQLELIRSITSRAWSIVC; encoded by the coding sequence ATGCCCAAACTAACACCCCGCAAACACCAGCTGACTGATCATGATTTTTTGAAACTGTCCAAAACAGAGTCAAATCCGAGAGCGCGGATCAAATTGCTGATGCTGCATCAACTAAGCTTGAGTCACAGCTTAGACAGCATTGCACAAACCTTTGGCTATCATCAACAAAGCATCAGCGTCATCAGAAAGCACTATTGGCTGTATGGGCTGGACAGCATCTACGACAAACCCGGCAGAGGCCGCAAAAGCCTGTTGGCCGAAAAAGACATCGAAGCCTTTAAGCAAGCCATTGTAGAACAACAACAGCAAAGGGGCGGCGGCAGGCTGACTGCTGTTGATATTGCCCGTATTGCCAAGGAAGACTTTAATACCGACTACACACCGAAAGGCATTTACGGCTTATTGTCCCGCATCGGCATCAGCTGGGTATCTGCCCGCAGCCGGCATCCCAAAGCGGATCAGCAGGCAATGGATGATTTTAAAAACTTCGTAAACCATGTTCGGACAGTGCTGCCTGAACACATTGAGCTGTCTGACGTAGACATCTGGTTTCAAGATGAAACCCGTATCGGTCAGCAAGGATCCATCACCCGGGTTTGGCACTATTGCGGCCAAAGGCCGAGGGTCGTACGCCAACAGCAATTTGAGTCTGCCTACTTATTTGGGGCATTCTGCCCCTCAAACGGCAACAGTGTGGGTTTGGTATTGCCGTATGTGAATAAGCAAGCCATGCAGCTACATATGCAGCATATCAGCAAGGAAGTACCGGAGGGTCGTCATGCAGTGGTGGTTATGGATGGCGCTTTATGGCATCAAGCCGATTTAAACCTACATAACGTGACGATGCTGAAATTGCCGCCGTATTCACCGGAGTTGAATCCGTCTGAACAGATATGGCAGTATTTAAAGCAGCATGATTTATCGAACCGATGCTTTGATGGTTATGATGCGATTGTAGATGCTGCTTGTGTGGCTTGGAATCGGTTGCGTGTACAACTTGAATTGATTCGGTCGATTACCTCTAGGGCTTGGTCTATTGTATGTTAA